Proteins encoded together in one Cotesia glomerata isolate CgM1 unplaced genomic scaffold, MPM_Cglom_v2.3 scaffold_99, whole genome shotgun sequence window:
- the LOC123274945 gene encoding GATA zinc finger domain-containing protein 10-like, which translates to MSRASQAGLEVERYIGSCLISSTLRPTLQKTIINNNNNNIITNNNINNNNTNNNNNNSIICTNNNNCTSKKESVGVSLRNPHYQQSNYSPSSNEQCQFGTWTGAPLISMTSSPRRNNQRSSPSPCQQQQHSPIEPQSQPQAQSQQHQTHQQVSLHLQNRSPLSRLAIHTQGAPLILAGRFHNRGKPVNSNNVIAAPNVNNFCNVNTNSNGNTMSVGRCPPVRSLKNIVEVPRKLQSQHQYVSGYQHQQQQQQIQQQQMQQQQIHQQQSQQQTINLKNDCHGKLDNSSGASIANIDSLSIASDESSNNCENSLPRIIKPRKRRKKDRKPTNVVTTENSKPEDRDRDKDLSISMNPGLMPSGMNGDQSNLVTLKPYVPVCYEAMRYELPQQQQQGTIQHRAHRRPPVTRESYSGRTQTPIQQEIVDTRQSSRYAHRHAQVKVLDDNRNVVVPVLVRTSTTALAKGYRNHNHHPPANNNNNNTTNNSCNNNNSNNNNCNNNNTNNSNSNNCNNRLVHSNPGNGHRYINGYDSCEKSGLVDDPGSCQCRYCNPSGLIWDVDQNGYSPFLTPPPTSNGSNNEFVQFPQIPLFLSRANLGGGCHQEPSEFFDVEDSLRGPHHHQHQHHQHHHQHHPVPVGAARVGHERLEPTGGALLRRSWSDPSSYFSEQICAPSRDVGVIGDRGQTAETLARGRSSWPGSPSYVSLGTNASGLSGSLPGNSVTGQSLEVSTEIVTSHNGHRDLEIKFFSSSPSSIQPEEEKSPFPEDNEDFSDIWSYHESKLQQDFRTLLQAEE; encoded by the coding sequence ATGAGCCGCGCCTCTCAGGCCGGCTTGGAGGTGGAGAGATACATTGGAAGTTGTTTGATATCCTCGACACTGAGACCCACTTTGCAAAAGactattatcaataataataacaataatattatcactaataataatattaataacaataataccaataataacaataataacagcATTATTTGCACGAACAACAACAACTGTACCAGCAAAAAAGAAAGTGTTGGCGTGAGCTTACGCAACCCACACTATCAGCAAAGCAACTATTCACCTAGCAGCAATGAACAGTGTCAGTTTGGTACTTGGACAGGTGCTCCTTTAATCTCCATGACGTCTAGTCCCCGGAGAAACAATCAGCGATCTTCTCCATCACCTTGTCAACAGCAGCAGCATTCACCGATTGAGCCACAATCACAGCCGCAGGCTCAATCTCAGCAGCATCAAACCCACCAGCAGGTTTCTTTGCACCTCCAGAACCGAAGTCCCCTGTCTCGTCTTGCGATTCACACGCAAGGGGCACCCTTAATTCTCGCAGGACGCTTTCACAATCGTGGAAAGCCGGTCAATTCGAACAATGTGATTGCCGCTCCTAATGTCAACAACTTTTGCAACGTTAATACCAACAGCAACGGCAACACAATGTCAGTTGGAAGGTGTCCCCCGGTTAGAAGTCTCAAGAATATCGTTGAAGTTCCCAGAAAGTTACAGTCCCAGCACCAGTATGTGTCCGGGTATCAGCAtcagcagcaacagcaacagaTTCAACAACAGCAGATGCAACAACAACAGATCCACCAACAGCAATCACAGCAGCAAACGATAAACCTTAAAAATGATTGTCACGGGAAGTTGGACAACAGCTCGGGGGCAAGTATCGCGAATATCGATTCGTTGAGCATTGCCAGTGACGAAAGTTCGAACAACTGTGAGAATAGTTTACCCCGGATAATAAAGCCCCGTAAGCGGAGGAAGAAGGATCGTAAGCCGACCAATGTTGTTACAACGGAAAACTCTAAACCGGAGGATAGAGACAGGGATAAGGATCTATCGATCTCGATGAATCCCGGTCTAATGCCCTCGGGGATGAACGGGGATCAATCTAATTTGGTTACACTTAAACCGTATGTGCCGGTTTGCTACGAGGCAATGAGATACGAGCTCCcccagcagcaacagcaggGGACAATCCAGCACAGGGCCCACAGGAGGCCACCCGTCACCAGGGAAAGTTACTCAGGTAGAACCCAGACACCTATTCAGCAGGAGATTGTCGACACGAGGCAGAGCAGTAGGTATGCGCATCGACACGCGCAGGTGAAAGTGCTCGACGACAACCGGAATGTTGTGGTGCCTGTGCTCGTTCGCACGAGTACAACAGCTCTTGCCAAGGGATATCGCAATCACAATCACCATCCGCCCgccaacaataataacaacaacaccACCAATAACAGTTGTAATAACAacaacagtaataataataattgtaataataacaataccaataatagtaatagtaataattgcAACAATCGACTGGTGCACAGCAACCCTGGTAACGGACATCGTTACATCAACGGGTATGACAGTTGCGAGAAATCTGGGTTGGTTGATGACCCAGGATCCTGTCAATGCCGGTACTGCAACCCCTCAGGTCTCATCTGGGACGTCGATCAGAACGGGTACTCGCCCTTCCTGACTCCTCCTCCTACCAGCAACGGGAGCAACAATGAGTTTGTTCAATTTCCCCAGATACCTCTGTTCCTGTCACGGGCGAACCTTGGAGGGGGCTGTCATCAGGAGCCCTCCGAATTCTTTGACGTGGAAGACTCCCTCAGGGGACCTCATCATCACCAGCATCAGCACCACCAGCACCATCACCAACATCACCCAGTTCCTGTTGGAGCTGCTCGGGTAGGACACGAACGGCTGGAACCCACTGGGGGCGCACTCCTGAGACGAAGCTGGAGCGATCCCTCGAGCTACTTTAGCGAGCAAATCTGTGCTCCGAGTCGTGACGTCGGAGTAATTGGCGATCGAGGACAAACTGCTGAGACGCTTGCCAGAGGTAGGAGTTCTTGGCCCGGAAGTCCATCCTACGTGTCACTGGGAACAAACGCCTCGGGGCTGTCTGGTAGTCTTCCAGGTAACTCGGTTACTGGCCAGAGCCTGGAGGTATCGACCGAAATAGTCACCTCTCACAACGGGCATCGGGACCTGGAGATAAAATTCTTCAGTTCTTCGCCCAGCTCCATCCAACCGGAAGAAGAAAAATCACCATTCCCAGAGGACAACGAGGACTTCAGTGACATTTGGAGCTACCATGAGTCCAAGCTTCAGCAGGATTTTCGGACCTTGCTGCAGGCCGAAGAGTGA